A section of the Streptomyces sp. NBC_01591 genome encodes:
- a CDS encoding alpha/beta hydrolase: MTELPPPITPYLEPAAKELAEAADPRPRIYEVPPEKGREILLGLQSDPSVPRPDVDEEWVDVDAGRWGTVRTRIIRPEGATGPLPVVFCIHGAGWVFGDDKTHDRLFRELTIGAGAAGVFPVYDRAPEAKYPTQVEQNYAVGQWVMEHGAQHGLDTSRVAVTGDSVGGCMSAVFALMNKERGGIDLKAQVLLYPVTNADFDTPSYLQFAEGYYLTRDGMKWFWDAYTTDPAQRAEAHASPLQASLEQLRGLPTTLVITDEADVLRDEGEQYANKLREAGVDVTSVRVAGMVHDFLLLDSLRDTRAAGVARRLAVDALRTALHNS; the protein is encoded by the coding sequence ATGACCGAGCTTCCTCCGCCGATCACCCCTTATCTCGAACCCGCCGCGAAGGAGCTGGCCGAGGCGGCCGATCCGCGCCCGCGGATCTATGAGGTCCCGCCCGAGAAGGGCCGTGAGATTCTCCTGGGTCTGCAGAGCGACCCGAGCGTTCCCCGGCCCGATGTCGACGAGGAGTGGGTCGACGTGGACGCGGGCCGGTGGGGCACGGTCCGCACCCGCATCATCCGGCCCGAGGGAGCCACCGGACCGCTGCCCGTCGTCTTCTGCATCCACGGAGCCGGGTGGGTCTTCGGTGACGACAAGACGCACGACCGCCTCTTCCGCGAACTCACCATCGGCGCCGGTGCGGCCGGTGTCTTTCCCGTCTACGACCGCGCGCCGGAGGCAAAATACCCCACCCAGGTCGAGCAGAACTACGCCGTCGGCCAGTGGGTCATGGAACACGGCGCACAGCACGGCCTGGACACCTCCCGAGTGGCAGTGACCGGCGACTCGGTCGGCGGCTGCATGTCGGCGGTGTTCGCGCTCATGAACAAGGAGCGCGGCGGCATCGACCTCAAGGCGCAGGTCCTGCTCTACCCGGTGACCAACGCCGACTTCGATACCCCGTCCTACCTGCAGTTCGCCGAGGGCTACTACCTCACCCGCGACGGCATGAAGTGGTTCTGGGACGCCTACACCACCGACCCCGCCCAGCGCGCCGAGGCTCATGCCTCCCCGCTCCAGGCCTCTCTGGAACAGCTCCGGGGACTTCCCACCACCCTCGTCATCACCGATGAGGCCGATGTCCTGCGCGACGAGGGAGAGCAGTACGCCAACAAGCTCCGCGAGGCCGGCGTCGACGTCACCTCCGTCCGCGTCGCGGGCATGGTCCACGACTTCCTCCTCCTGGACAGCCTGCGCGACACCCGCGCCGCCGGCGTGGCACGCAGACTCGCCGTGGACGCTCTGAGAACGGCGCTGCACAACAGCTGA
- a CDS encoding YcaO-like family protein, with the protein MSVSPWTPQVFAPYAPWPQVVFARVAARSPQFDAVCAAGDRPVVVGSAAGHHTERVVASARGELLERVGNILAGRAAEADAAVVASHSELRRKGIPAVDPAELLPEDAPVSLHDSRDNRRLWVLGRSLHSGADIHVPAGAVFLHHRAPTGCDPGPGVGSTGVAAHPDPDAATQHAAWEVLERDLVRRSWYGPSCAPEVIPAAGLPQPLAELLTGTDVIATALDVPAPTGSRCVAVSLHAPDRTRQTFGARCGPDDGNIDPLIEKAAYEALMVRWSMNTPVAEGTWARWQGAEAPDSAVKHALWTFHRQDSLRLWTARPPESSARPEPAPGGPERSGTDVLSAHTGRDLVLVDTTCGPARTLGSAVLRVVAPGARALPTGPHGGSDLPLTPAPHPFG; encoded by the coding sequence ATGAGTGTGTCTCCCTGGACACCTCAGGTCTTCGCCCCCTACGCGCCCTGGCCGCAAGTCGTCTTCGCGCGCGTCGCGGCCCGCTCGCCGCAGTTCGACGCCGTCTGCGCCGCCGGAGACCGCCCTGTCGTCGTGGGCAGCGCGGCCGGGCACCACACGGAACGCGTTGTGGCGAGTGCGCGCGGCGAACTCCTGGAACGCGTCGGCAACATCCTCGCGGGCCGTGCGGCCGAGGCGGACGCCGCGGTCGTGGCGAGCCACAGCGAACTGCGGCGCAAGGGGATACCCGCCGTGGACCCCGCCGAGCTCCTGCCGGAAGACGCGCCAGTCAGCCTTCACGACTCACGTGACAACCGCCGGCTCTGGGTGCTCGGACGCTCCCTGCACTCCGGAGCCGACATCCACGTACCCGCCGGGGCGGTCTTTCTGCACCACCGGGCGCCGACAGGCTGCGACCCCGGCCCCGGCGTCGGTTCCACCGGCGTCGCCGCGCATCCGGATCCGGATGCGGCCACGCAGCACGCCGCCTGGGAGGTCCTGGAACGCGACCTCGTCCGCAGAAGCTGGTACGGACCGTCCTGTGCCCCCGAGGTGATTCCGGCCGCCGGTCTGCCACAGCCGCTGGCGGAACTCCTGACGGGGACGGACGTGATCGCCACCGCGCTCGACGTCCCGGCGCCCACCGGATCCCGCTGTGTCGCGGTGTCGCTCCACGCGCCGGACCGGACCCGTCAGACCTTCGGAGCCCGCTGCGGCCCGGACGACGGCAACATCGACCCGCTGATCGAGAAGGCCGCCTACGAGGCACTCATGGTGCGCTGGAGCATGAACACGCCGGTGGCAGAAGGAACGTGGGCCCGCTGGCAGGGCGCCGAGGCCCCGGACTCCGCCGTCAAGCACGCACTGTGGACCTTTCACCGGCAGGACAGCCTCCGACTGTGGACGGCGCGTCCCCCGGAGAGCAGTGCTCGGCCGGAACCGGCTCCGGGCGGACCCGAGCGGTCCGGCACCGACGTGCTGTCCGCCCACACCGGCCGGGACCTCGTCCTCGTGGACACCACCTGCGGACCGGCGCGCACCCTGGGCTCGGCGGTGCTACGGGTCGTGGCCCCGGGCGCCCGAGCCCTGCCCACCGGCCCGCACGGTGGAAGCGACCTGCCCCTCACCCCCGCCCCGCATCCCTTCGGATGA
- a CDS encoding aKG-HExxH-type peptide beta-hydroxylase, whose protein sequence is MTRSALERAGLTVSPKEATHPAVIEAAHIAQYVLRTGPPAPERLARLGAMVDRARSDITASSASALPWPDRLTAPGPHLERSVARAVKSIPSPGGEPGTPHGSAVVGWREHEEAVIRETAALLAANWPGAYAELRQILLQIALLDGPAIDGFTDFTVHGAVFIRRSRLAPDPDGLPGAVRLAEALVHEGAHTRCNAASVAAQPFLRPLDDDGPMVPTPLRLDPRPLTGLFQQMVVLARSVLLYRHLLAGDTAGSSAAATVRARHGRLAFSAADAVRTMTEHRDMLTDHGRAVLEDTAEVARVRVR, encoded by the coding sequence ATGACCCGGTCGGCCCTGGAGCGGGCCGGATTGACGGTCTCCCCGAAGGAAGCCACGCACCCCGCGGTCATCGAAGCGGCACACATCGCACAGTACGTCCTGCGGACCGGCCCGCCCGCTCCGGAACGCCTCGCCCGCCTCGGCGCCATGGTCGACCGGGCCCGGTCGGACATCACGGCATCATCCGCGTCCGCACTGCCATGGCCGGACCGGCTCACGGCACCAGGACCCCATCTGGAACGCAGCGTCGCCCGCGCAGTGAAGTCCATCCCGAGTCCGGGCGGAGAACCCGGCACACCACACGGCTCCGCCGTGGTCGGATGGCGCGAACACGAAGAGGCGGTCATCCGCGAGACGGCCGCCCTCCTGGCCGCCAACTGGCCCGGCGCGTACGCCGAGCTGAGGCAGATCCTGCTCCAGATCGCTCTTCTGGACGGACCTGCCATCGATGGCTTCACCGACTTCACCGTCCACGGTGCCGTCTTCATCCGGCGCAGCCGTCTCGCACCGGATCCGGACGGGCTGCCGGGGGCCGTCCGGCTCGCCGAGGCACTCGTCCACGAGGGCGCGCACACTCGGTGCAATGCCGCGTCCGTGGCGGCCCAGCCCTTCCTGCGGCCCCTGGACGACGACGGCCCGATGGTCCCCACGCCGCTCAGACTCGACCCCCGGCCGCTCACCGGGCTGTTCCAGCAGATGGTCGTCCTGGCCCGCAGCGTTCTGCTGTACCGGCATCTGCTGGCGGGGGACACGGCGGGCAGCAGCGCGGCCGCGACCGTCCGGGCCCGCCACGGTCGACTGGCCTTCTCCGCAGCCGATGCGGTGCGCACCATGACGGAACACCGTGACATGCTCACCGACCACGGGAGAGCGGTACTGGAGGACACCGCCGAGGTGGCACGGGTGCGTGTCCGATGA
- a CDS encoding cytochrome P450 — protein sequence MTDEDPGRPVPTADFPFPHHDGLGPLPELAALRRDAPCARIVLPSGDPAWLITRYGDVRTVLADPRFSRTRATRGAGPRMAHVPTLPDSILAADPPEHTRLRKLVAPAFTARRAEAMRASVARLVGELLDELAAHDRPADLVALFARPLALTVICDLLGVPRRDGDLLDAWCDTLRNLTAIADTEVTAAVGEMTGYLTELVATKRRHPGNDVLSTLIAARDEGDRLSQDELISFCLVLLAGGYGTTADRLAGMVHLLLDEPRLYHRLRHEPGMVPKAVEELLRYAQTNVQANLRVATEEVRLSGVRIAEGEAVMAVNSSANHDETVFDAPDLLDLDRDRNPHLGFGHGVHHCVGAQIARVQLQEALTGLLHRFPGLRTAAPPVWKAGLKTRAPRTLPVTW from the coding sequence GTGACAGACGAAGATCCCGGTCGCCCGGTCCCCACCGCGGACTTTCCCTTCCCGCACCATGACGGGCTCGGTCCCCTCCCGGAGTTGGCCGCGCTGCGCCGCGACGCTCCGTGCGCCCGGATCGTACTGCCCAGTGGCGACCCGGCATGGCTGATAACCCGGTACGGCGACGTGCGCACCGTGCTGGCCGATCCGCGCTTCAGCCGTACACGTGCCACCCGGGGAGCGGGGCCGCGCATGGCACACGTCCCCACCCTGCCGGACTCGATCCTGGCCGCGGACCCTCCGGAACACACCCGGCTGCGCAAGCTGGTCGCCCCGGCCTTCACCGCCCGCCGCGCCGAGGCCATGCGGGCGTCCGTGGCCCGGCTCGTGGGAGAGCTCCTCGACGAACTCGCCGCACACGACCGCCCGGCCGACCTGGTCGCGCTGTTCGCCCGGCCGCTTGCGCTGACAGTCATCTGCGATCTCCTCGGTGTGCCGCGACGGGACGGCGACCTGCTCGACGCCTGGTGCGACACCCTGCGCAACCTCACCGCCATCGCCGACACCGAGGTCACCGCCGCCGTCGGTGAGATGACCGGATACCTCACCGAGCTCGTCGCCACCAAGCGCCGCCATCCGGGCAATGACGTCCTGAGCACCCTGATTGCCGCACGCGACGAGGGCGACCGGCTCAGTCAGGACGAACTGATCTCCTTCTGCTTGGTACTGCTCGCCGGAGGCTACGGCACCACCGCCGACCGGCTCGCCGGTATGGTGCACCTCCTGCTGGACGAACCCAGGCTGTACCACCGGCTTCGACACGAACCCGGGATGGTCCCCAAGGCCGTCGAGGAACTGCTGCGTTACGCCCAGACCAATGTCCAGGCCAACCTTCGTGTCGCCACCGAGGAGGTCCGGCTCAGCGGTGTCAGGATCGCCGAGGGCGAAGCCGTGATGGCGGTGAACTCGTCGGCCAACCACGACGAGACCGTCTTCGACGCCCCCGACCTGCTGGACCTCGACCGCGACCGCAACCCCCATCTGGGGTTCGGGCACGGTGTCCACCACTGCGTCGGGGCGCAGATCGCACGCGTACAACTCCAGGAGGCCCTGACCGGGCTCCTGCACCGGTTCCCGGGACTGCGGACCGCGGCACCGCCGGTATGGAAGGCCGGGCTGAAGACCAGGGCTCCCCGCACCCTGCCCGTGACCTGGTGA
- a CDS encoding aldo/keto reductase — MQCLTLNNGVSIPQIGLGVWPLTDGQAYTAVSHALITGYRHIDTARIYNNEAGVGRAVRDAGVRREDIFLTTKLWNADQGYEAALRAFDASLQRLGTDYVDLYLIHWPVPEQDLYVESYKALERIHADGRARAIGVSNFTAATLDRLLAKTDIVPALNQIELHPYFPQGRMRRVCAERSVTTGAWSPLAQGGVLLAERTLARIAETHGKTPAQVVIRWHLQLGHVVIPRSATPTRIEENFRVFDFDLGPQELRDITALDNGGRIGPDPDAAGHQG; from the coding sequence ATGCAGTGCCTCACCCTCAACAACGGCGTTTCCATCCCCCAGATCGGCCTCGGTGTCTGGCCGCTGACGGACGGACAGGCCTACACCGCCGTATCCCACGCCCTGATCACCGGGTACCGGCACATCGACACCGCCCGCATCTACAACAACGAGGCGGGCGTCGGCCGTGCGGTCCGCGATGCCGGGGTCCGCCGTGAGGACATCTTTCTCACCACCAAACTGTGGAACGCAGACCAGGGCTACGAGGCCGCACTGCGCGCTTTCGACGCGAGCCTCCAGCGCCTGGGTACGGACTACGTCGACCTCTATCTGATCCACTGGCCCGTACCGGAACAGGATCTGTACGTCGAGTCGTACAAGGCTCTGGAACGGATCCACGCCGATGGACGTGCCAGGGCGATAGGCGTGTCCAACTTCACCGCCGCCACTCTGGACCGCCTGCTGGCGAAGACCGACATCGTGCCGGCCCTCAACCAGATCGAGCTTCACCCCTACTTCCCGCAAGGCCGAATGCGCAGGGTCTGCGCCGAGCGGTCCGTCACCACGGGGGCCTGGAGCCCGCTCGCCCAGGGTGGTGTACTGCTCGCCGAACGTACGCTGGCCCGTATCGCCGAGACGCACGGGAAGACCCCGGCCCAGGTCGTCATCCGCTGGCATCTCCAACTCGGCCACGTGGTGATCCCCAGATCCGCCACGCCCACTCGAATCGAGGAGAACTTCAGGGTCTTCGACTTCGACCTCGGCCCGCAGGAGTTGCGCGACATCACCGCCCTCGACAACGGCGGCCGTATCGGCCCTGACCCGGACGCGGCCGGCCATCAGGGCTGA
- a CDS encoding oxidoreductase, producing the protein MDADQPPGRQIQADRSGVVWGPSAVGVDLGKHSRRFGRPVAMSPEQIEATVTRFAVMARRAEEAGFDGVEVHAAHDYLLSQFLSPLVNKRTDAWGGSLENRARMLLDVARAVRAAVSPSFAVAVKLNSADFRHGGFDADDARQVIETTVRPTGR; encoded by the coding sequence ATGGATGCAGATCAACCACCCGGCCGCCAGATCCAGGCCGACAGGTCCGGCGTCGTGTGGGGCCCGTCCGCCGTCGGCGTCGACCTGGGCAAGCACAGCAGGCGCTTCGGCCGCCCGGTCGCCATGTCCCCCGAGCAGATCGAGGCCACCGTGACCCGGTTCGCCGTCATGGCCCGTCGCGCCGAGGAGGCGGGGTTCGACGGCGTGGAGGTCCATGCCGCGCACGACTACCTGCTGTCACAGTTCCTGTCCCCGCTGGTCAACAAGCGCACCGACGCGTGGGGTGGGTCGCTGGAGAACCGGGCCCGGATGCTGCTCGACGTCGCCCGCGCAGTCCGCGCTGCTGTCTCACCGTCCTTCGCGGTCGCGGTGAAGCTCAACTCCGCCGACTTCCGGCACGGCGGATTCGACGCCGACGACGCCCGGCAGGTGATCGAGACGACCGTGAGGCCGACCGGCAGATGA
- a CDS encoding acyl carrier protein, translating into MSKLMTIDELRGILVSCAGGEENAALHGDIADTSLTALGYDSLALMETAARLKVDHGVAIPDEQIIEVSTLGELLSLVNDRIAV; encoded by the coding sequence ATGTCCAAGTTGATGACCATCGACGAACTGCGCGGCATCCTCGTCTCGTGCGCCGGCGGGGAGGAGAACGCCGCGCTGCACGGCGACATCGCCGACACCTCGCTCACCGCACTCGGCTACGACTCGCTGGCCCTCATGGAGACTGCGGCCAGGCTGAAGGTCGACCACGGGGTGGCCATCCCCGACGAGCAGATCATCGAGGTGAGCACCCTCGGAGAGCTGCTGAGCCTGGTCAACGACCGCATCGCTGTCTAG
- a CDS encoding class I SAM-dependent DNA methyltransferase, giving the protein MSTSYDHPKPTTAADLDAASDSGRDHLATAAGGSGYADIHAADYDRWFAKPGITGATVDALAALAGDGPVLELGIGTGRVALPLAARGFHVHGVEASEAMAARLRSKPGGDRIRVTHGDFAEVPVDGAFSLIHAVGGTFFELASREDLQRCLTAVAGHLEPAGVFVLDAHVPEALAVAAASGVPEVVSETDEHLILCHRRIDPSTQTYQSHYLVHEADRTRHLRVRFHYASPGELDLMAERAGLRLRRRRGSWAGGPFTHDSTYHVSVYERC; this is encoded by the coding sequence ATGTCCACGTCCTACGACCACCCGAAACCCACGACAGCAGCCGACCTCGACGCTGCATCGGACAGCGGGCGCGACCACCTTGCCACCGCAGCAGGCGGTTCCGGGTACGCCGACATCCACGCCGCCGACTACGACCGGTGGTTCGCCAAACCGGGAATCACCGGTGCGACCGTCGATGCCCTCGCGGCTCTCGCCGGTGACGGGCCCGTACTCGAACTCGGCATAGGCACCGGCCGAGTCGCGCTGCCGCTGGCCGCACGCGGCTTCCACGTCCACGGCGTCGAAGCGTCGGAGGCGATGGCGGCACGGCTTCGGTCGAAACCCGGCGGCGACAGGATTCGGGTCACTCACGGAGATTTCGCCGAGGTACCTGTCGACGGCGCGTTCTCCCTCATCCACGCCGTCGGAGGTACGTTCTTCGAGCTCGCGAGCCGCGAAGATCTGCAGCGCTGCCTGACCGCTGTGGCCGGCCACCTGGAACCGGCGGGCGTATTCGTCCTCGACGCGCACGTGCCCGAAGCCCTCGCTGTCGCCGCGGCGTCGGGCGTGCCCGAGGTCGTCTCCGAGACCGACGAGCATCTGATCCTGTGCCATCGCAGGATCGACCCGTCCACCCAGACGTACCAGTCCCACTACCTCGTCCACGAGGCGGACCGGACCCGTCACCTGCGGGTGCGCTTCCACTATGCGTCACCGGGCGAACTGGACCTCATGGCGGAGCGGGCCGGACTGCGGCTGCGCCGGCGCCGGGGCTCATGGGCCGGCGGGCCGTTCACCCACGACAGCACCTATCACGTCTCCGTCTACGAGCGCTGCTGA